From Aquificota bacterium, one genomic window encodes:
- a CDS encoding amino acid-binding protein: MKFFIVSIFGKDRPGIVAGVSKALYELGLNLEDSSMTRLNGEFTIMLIVSSEREITSEKILESLQEVGQSFELFMVCRELEEIVYAQPEAIYRIVVFGSDKPGIVYSVASRLAGLGLNISDLRTEKRGNLYVMLIEAEGKEDMEDRLREAMEEVKQSIGVEISLEREEGERL; encoded by the coding sequence ATGAAGTTTTTCATAGTTTCCATCTTTGGGAAGGATAGGCCCGGCATAGTAGCCGGTGTTTCAAAGGCCCTTTATGAGCTTGGCCTTAACCTTGAGGACTCTTCCATGACAAGGCTCAACGGTGAATTTACCATAATGCTAATAGTAAGCTCAGAAAGGGAAATAACCTCGGAGAAGATCCTTGAAAGCCTACAAGAAGTGGGCCAAAGCTTTGAGCTTTTTATGGTTTGCAGGGAGCTTGAGGAGATAGTATATGCACAGCCCGAAGCCATATATAGGATAGTTGTCTTTGGCTCGGACAAACCCGGTATAGTATACAGTGTGGCTTCAAGGCTGGCAGGCCTTGGCTTAAACATAAGCGACCTAAGAACAGAAAAGAGGGGGAACCTTTATGTAATGCTTATAGAGGCCGAAGGCAAAGAGGATATGGAAGACAGGCTCCGAGAAGCCATGGAAGAGGTAAAACAATCCATAGGCGTGGAGATAAGCCTTGAAAGGGAAGAGGGAGAGAGGCTGTGA
- the def gene encoding peptide deformylase encodes MRKLEVITYPDERLKVPSLEVVDFGKDLEEFVSDLVYTMKTSPGCVGIASPQVGVHKRIIVVDTSQSKHKENKLSHGLMVLINPVIVQYEGEIVIREGCLSVPDYTGNVKRHYWIKVQAFDIKGNLIEFDTEGFEAVVVQHEIDHLDGKVFLERLVSPKDLFRRKVYK; translated from the coding sequence GTGAGAAAACTTGAGGTGATTACTTATCCCGATGAAAGGCTAAAGGTGCCATCCCTTGAGGTGGTAGATTTTGGGAAAGACCTTGAGGAGTTTGTTAGCGACCTTGTGTATACCATGAAGACATCACCCGGTTGCGTGGGCATTGCATCGCCTCAGGTGGGAGTGCACAAAAGGATAATTGTGGTAGATACCTCCCAATCAAAGCACAAGGAAAACAAACTAAGCCATGGACTTATGGTCCTTATAAACCCTGTAATAGTTCAATATGAGGGGGAGATAGTGATCAGAGAAGGCTGTCTTAGCGTGCCAGATTATACGGGCAATGTGAAAAGACATTATTGGATAAAGGTTCAAGCCTTTGATATAAAGGGGAATCTCATAGAATTTGACACAGAAGGCTTTGAGGCGGTGGTGGTGCAACATGAGATAGACCACCTTGATGGGAAGGTCTTTTTGGAAAGGCTTGTATCACCAAAGGACCTTTTTAGAAGAAAGGTTTATAAGTGA